The Tessaracoccus aquimaris sequence ACGGCTGGACCCGCCGCGTAGCCGGCCACCCGATGACCTTCACGTCGAGAGGCGTGAGGATCGTCCACCAGTTGAGCTTCGACACCACCTTGCAGGAAATGGGCCTAGCCGAGGGCTGAGTTAGACCCATCGGGACTTGACATCCCAACCTCACCGTGATGCAGCGAGGCCCGACCCGGGAATAGTGGGGGCCGGTGTAGACGAGGCACCTGCCGGAAGCCTGCCCTCCGCAAGCTTCCAAGACACTCGCTGCTCAAGTTCCGAGTGCGCCTCAGACTCTGTGCTCAGTAGCCAAGCTGCGGGGCCGACTAGTGGGCCGATGGCAGCGAACACCAAGGCGATCAGCGTCATGAGCAGGACTGCAAGAGTCCTTGAGCCCCGGAAGGACCTAATCGCGCGAGCCATTGTTGGGAGCCAGGTCAAGACGGAAGCCCCAGAACCTGTTGTACCAAGGGAGCGGCCCTTAGTTCAAATGCTCAGCAGTCGATTTCGGCCACCATTATCGGTCTGGGTAACGGGCCTGACAGTGACAAGAGCCAACCGATTGGCCTGCATTCCAGAGCAGTCGATACAAGCCTGAACGTGGGTCCGTGCCTTCGGTCTACCAGTAGATCGCGACGAAGTCAGCGTCGCGCAGCCTATGAGCGTCGTCATCAAAGACTGTGGTCCCACTCCGCTTGGCGTGCATCAGTGAACTCACCGGAGGGAAGAAGGAAAGCCCTGTCTCCTCGCGAGCAGCCGTTCGGAGTTCAAGGGTTCGAGTGGGAGCAACTTCGCGGCCGGCTATACCAGTCAATCGCTTGGTCAGCACCGAGAAGGCACTGGTCTGATCCGAAACGCCCGCCGACCTCGTCCTCAACTCGGCAATGCTCAGGGCGATGAGTGCCCCCTGCTCTGACGTCAGCGTTGCATCCAGTTCCTTCAGGAGTGCTTCGGTGTACAGGGCTAGGGCGACCCCCAGTTTCGACTCGGCTATCGGCGTCGTCAGAGACGCCAGGCTTCCCGAATGGCACTCCGCCAGCGGCGTTGATCTGGTCGATGAAGCTGGACGCCACGTCAGTGAAAAGATCGGCAAGCTTGACGGGAGTCCAATTGAGGCCTCGGTGCCCGTGCTGCACTGTTCGGACGTCGAGTCCGTGAGCTCGCCCCGCTGCGAGGAGAGGAGACTCAGCAGACTTACCTCGTCTAGGTAGATGAACTCGCGCAGAGCCGGGTGCCCCTGCGGCGCGATCGCTTGGCGCGGTGTGACCGGCCACTTGACTCTAAACAGCCGATTCTTTTGCTCACACTTTTGCCTCCGCGATCAGTGACCGTCGAGGACGGAGCGAAATCCGTTCGAACGGTTAGACGAAATCCTCCGGTGCCACTTCCTCGCGACCATCCCCAATCGCCAGCAATGCCGCCTCAGTCCAGATGAAGCTCAACTCAGCTGACGACCAGTTCTCGGTCAGAGCTGCGACGTCCTCAAGGGGCAAGTCGGCACCCGTCTTCACGCGCGCGCCAGCGACCTTGAGAATCTCGAAACGATCTGACCGAGAGGGCAATCCGAACTCGATCTCCCAGTCGAACCGACCTGGACGGGTAAGAGCCGGGTCGAGGGAATCAGCACGGTTGGTCGCCGTGATGACGATGACACTCTTCCCCTTGTTGTCGAAGCCGTCCATGAGTGTGAGCAGTTGGGCGACGGGTCGCTTTGAGGCCTCGTGAGACTCGGAGGACTGCTTCTCGGCGATGCTGTCGATCTCGTCGAAGAAGATGATGGCTCGACCGCTCTCGCTGTTGGTCGCGGCCTCGACGATCTTACGGAGGTTCCCTTCTGTATCACCCAACCGCTTGCTGATGATTTCAGGACCAGAGGTCAGCGGGCGCAAATTCCCAATCATCCTGAGGGAGCAGAATCAGGTCACCCGGCTTGAGGGCCGTGACGTTAGGTAGGTTGGAAACCCTTCCGATCTGCCCCTTCTGGGTCTCAACGTGGATGACGTCTTCATTGTGATCGACGCGGAGCACTCGTATCAGTTGACCCAAGACACATGCGTCACTCAAGGCCATGGCCTCCGAGCCGTGCCAGCAGTTCGACTCGCTTGGCTTGATTCCCATAGTGCAGACGATCGTTCGCCTCATTCTGGAGCTGCCTTCCCTGCGCATCAAGGAGCCCTCGACTACTCGGCAGAATACCGTATGAGAGATGCGGGCCTTGGTGGAGTGATTTGCTGGTGCGAGGAAAGCACGATCGACACCAAGTGTTCCCAAGGTCGGAACACGCGCCTCGCCCGAGCCGCTGCCACTGCGGCATCCGCAGCTCAGCACCTAAACCACCGAACAAGTGGCGAGGTACCCAAACCACGAAGCCACGGTTCAGCAAGCAGAAATACCTAGCGGGAAATCGACTCCCACTTGGCATTTCGTCGGGCTGACAGGATTTGAACCTGCGACCCCTTGACCCCCTAGGTGGGGCCTTGACCGTCTCGGCGCGTGGCGCTCAACCAGATGGAGAGGAAGCCTAGTGAGACGCAGGCGACGGGTAGACCCTGGTCCTCCTTCTGGTCCCCCTGGGGTGTCTCGACCTCAACGGACTCGCTTCGAAGATCTGAAGTGGAGGTGACCTACTTTCGGTAATCTCATTCTTGCCGTCAATGGGGAGGTGAGGGGCGTGCGCACTCAGCGATTGACAACTTTCTTGCTTCGAGACGTCGAGGCATTTGACGATGCAATCGACGACGACGCCTCAGCCGGGCTAGAGACCAGCAAGCTCACCGAGTCGTCCGGGCTGGTGGGCCGCTTCTACTCACGGAAGAACTTCCCCAGCACCCCAAGCTGGGCGAAGTACGTCGAGCCAGCAGTCGAGGGCGGCATCCACGGCGTGCAGTCAGCATCAGCCTCTGGGTTGCTGCTACTGACCGTCGACGGCCATACGTTCGCACTGACGTTCGGATACGGGCGGAGCTTCCTCGACCGGGCCAAGATTGAACGGCGCTTTGGGCTAAAGGTCGCGCTCAATCTCATTGACGAGAAGCAGATACGCAGCCTCGACACCAAGCTGTTCGACGAAACGGTGGTGTCAAGGAACACCAAGACCCGCCGAACAGCTGAACTTCCCGCCTTCGGCGTCGACATCCTCCGTGATATCGTGCGAGCCGTCACCGGAGTCGCCCCTCCGTCCAGCGGCTACAAGGGAGTGCTCCCGTTCTTCAGCCGACTCACGCTCATGCAGACAGTCCGCGACCTCAACCGTCTCGGCTTCACGAAGATCGCCCTCGCACGAGTACCTCTCGAAGAGCCTTCGACGTGAATCCCGATCGCCGAATCGCTCTCCGATGTCGGTGCTCTCGGCCAGACTGTGATCGTCGGTCGTGACAGCCTCTCGCGACCGCGACGGAATGTCGGTCAGCAGTAAGGAGCGCGATATGGCCGTGGCGAGCAACGGTTTGGATCAGCCTGAGTCGAGCGCGCCCGAGCAGATCCTCGTCACGGGGACCAGACACGACCTCTTTCGCTACCTCACCTCTCCTCTGGCTGAGGAGTACCGAGCGCTGCTCGGGCTGCTTGCGGGACCCCTTCTCGCCGACTACTCACCCGCAGAAGCCGCAGCGTTGCTTTCCGAGCGAGGCCACCATCTCACCGAGGATCAGGTCTACGCGCGGTGTGAAGCGCTCGAGAGATGGGGGAACCTCGTTCGGGGTGTGCGAGACACGCACGCGGCGACGATCCGCGAGTTCCACCGCGGCCGGAACCGCTTCCATGCATCGAAGCTTGGCGGAAGAATCTACAGGGACACCGAGAGCATCATGTCTGCTTCGGAGGGAGCCCGCGAAGTCGCCCGAGAGTTGCTTGGCGCGACCGTCGAGCGGCTCGACTCGATCTTAAGCAGGCTCGATGTCCTAGCGCTAGCCGATGCCGGAGAGTCCGTCAGCGCGCTCGATGTCGAGGCGCTCGCCGGTGATGTGACAGTTGTGTTCAGCAACCAACGACTCTTCAACGAGTCCGTTTCGGACTTCTATGCCTATCTGAATCAGGTACTCACTCGATATGACCTTGTCGGCAGCGAGTATCAGCAGTTCAAGGAACTCCTCCTCACCTACATCGGACTGATCACTGCCGATGTCACTCGTCATACCCCGGCAATCATCGACAGGCTTGGCCAGATCGACGGCCGCATGAACACGCTCCTTACGCTCCTAGACACTCAGGCACGTCTGATCGCGCACGATGGGTCCGCCGCCGAACAGCAAGCAGGCCGCACTGCTGAGGAGTGGGCCCTCTTGACAGCTTGGTACACAGGGTCCGCAGGTAGGTCGGGGCCTGACACGTTGCGGGCGGCGGCTGATCAGGCGCTGGGGCAGTTGCTCACCAACGCCAAGAGGATGCTCGCCGCAGCAGGCACAGGACTCTCACGACGCGATGATCTGATCAAACTCGCGGGTTGGTTCGACAAGAGTGACATGGACACCGCCCACCGCCTATTTGCCGCAGCGTTCGGCGCCTATTCGTCCCGCCACTTGCTTCTCGGCCCCGACATCGCTCTTACGGTCGACGGGGTCTCGACGTCGTGGTGGGATGCCGCGCCGGTCGACGTGCCGGTCAGTCTTCGCGAGCGCGGCGACAGAAGCGCAAGAGGACGGACTTCTCCCGTCCCCGACCCTGGCCTCGCGCGTGAGGCTGTGCTGGCCTCCGCCCGACTCGAGATCGAGGCACGACGCGCCGCGTCGGCAGAGCTGGTGGCCGCCGGTGATCTTGACGGAGCGCACGTCTCGCCCGCAGCCCGTGATCTGGTCATGGACCAGCTCGGCAACCTGATGGCGATCCACCAGGACCTATCCTCCACCCTCTCGTTCTCTGACACCGACCTGGGAATGGTGCTCACTGTCGTGCCAGATCCCAACAGGGTGACGGTCATATCGGCATCCGACGGAGCGGTGTCGATCCACGGGGTTTCGCTTCACGCAACACCCGACCAGGAGACCGATGATGCCCGACCTCGAGAGGCGGCCCTGGCATGAGTCCATCCGTGACCTCTGCCCATGAGGCCGTCGAACGACGTCTGGCAGCTCGCGCTCTGCTGGCAAATCCGATCCTCTCAGGACTGCATCACCCCGATCAGCTCGCCTTGGTTCGTCGGCATGCACCCTGGCTTCGACAGATGTACTTCAGCCGCACCGGGTACTCGTTGATCATCGAGACAGGATTCGCGCGGCTGTCAAAGGCCCCTCTCGATGCAGACACAGCGCCGCGCCCCGCATTGCGCACTACAGGGCAACCTTTCACCTCACGCACCTACACATGCCTAGCCTTGCTGTGCTCGGCCCTCCTAGCGCCAGCGGTCGGCGACCAGGTGCTCCTCTCCGCGCTCGTAGAGCAGGTCCGTGCCGACGCCGCATCGGCCGACCTGAGACTCAGCGAATCCACCGACGAGGCCCGCCATCTCGTCCAAGCGCTTCACCTGCTCATCGACTGGGGCGCTCTGCACGAGACAGAGGGCACAGTTGTCGCCTGGGGGCTTCGCGCAGACGAGGTCCTTCTCGACGTCAACCGCCCCCTCCTTCCACACCTGCTCGCCCGAACCCTGCGGGACATCGACACCCCCGCTACGCTCCTGACACCCAAGCTCACAAGCGCGAATCAGGACGAGCCGCGGCGCGCACTTCGCCGTAAGCTCATCGAAAACCCCCTCGTTCGACGCGAAGACCTCAGCGATGCCGAGCGTGACGTACTGTCCAGGGAGCGCACCGAGCTCACGCGCGTCCTTGACGAGGACTTCGGACTTGTCCTCGAAGTCCGCGCCGAAGGCGCCCTCGCCTACGACCCGGACGACGACGTCACCGACCTGACGTTTCCGGGCAGGAGCACGGTCGCCCACGCCGCACTTCTCCTGACCAACGCCCTCATTGATGACCTCTCGCCCAAGGCGGGACAAATCGTCACCCTCCCCGTCGCCACCGAAGAGGCTTCGGACGATGGATTCCCGAAGGAAACCCCGCCCACCCGACCTGGCGCTCTTGCGCCGTGGTCGACCGTCGAGGCGAACGTTGAGTTGCTGATCGAGCGGTACGGCCCCTACTTCGGCGAGGGATATCGGACGAACGCGTCGCTTCTGCTCAATGATACCGTCCGCCTCTTGGAGTCGATGAGCCTTGCCGAAGGCACCGAGACGGGCCTGCTGATCCACCCGGCCATTGCCCGCTACCGACCAGAGCCGCAACGCTTGCCCACCCGCGCCGCGCGTCGCATGGGCTCGACGATCGACGACAATTCAAGCCCTCTTTGGTTCGAGGAGAAGCCATGACGATGACCTCTGTCGACCACACCGCGACAACCGTCCCACGTCACCACCCGGAGCGGTGGAGGATGAGTCGCGCCGGGATCAGCAACGTGTGGCACTACTACGACAACGAGTTCGACTTCTCCGGAGGTCGGATGATCCTGCGAGGCGCCAACGGGTCGGGCAAAAGCCGTGCGATGGAGATGCTCCTACCCTTCCTCCTTGACGGCGATCGACGGCGAATGGACTCGACCGGCTCCGCCAATGTCCGCATGGAAGTCCTCATGAAGGCCGGCGGAGAAGGGCAGACAAACCGCGTCGGCTATCTCTGGCTTGAGCTGGAGCGCGACGGCACAGGGGAACAGGAACATCTCACGCTCGGCGCCCATGTGAAGTACTCCACGTCGACGCACGAGGCGAAGGTCTGGTACTTCATCACCCCGCTCCGTGTGGGGCATGATCTTGTGCTGATCGACCATCAGCGTCAGCCGCTGCGTCGAGAAGAACTCGCAAGCAGGATCGGCCCGGACAATCTCACCGATGTGGCCAGACTGCACCGGGAACGAGTCCGAAACGGAGTCTTTGGGCTGACTGGCGTAACCGGTGATGAGCGCTACTCCGGACTCCTCCAACTTCTGCACACCCTGCGGTCGCCCGATGTAGGAAACCAGATTGACGAAGGCAACCTTCCACGCCTGCTGTCCGAGGCGCTTCCACCGCTCTCCGAACAGGCGCTCGTGGATGCAGGCAGTCGACTTGACGCGCTATCAGAGGCTCGTGCCAGCCAGCAACGGCTGGAATCCTCTCTGGAACGGGTGTCGGCATTCCTTGCGACATATCAGCGATACGCCGCAGGCGTGCTGTCAGCAACGATCAGCTCGGTCGAGGCCGCGGCTGTAAACGCCGCTGACAGCGCGGCAACGGCGGAGACGCGTGCCAGTCATCGAGACACGCTCGCCGAACAGTCACGAGCCGCGATCATCAGCCGTGACCGACTCGACGAGGACGTGACAAGCCTCAGCAACGTGATCATCGCGCTCAGACAATCCCCTGCATATCTGGCTGGGCTCGACTTGGAGAATCTCCGACGCGGCGTCTCCGCCCTCGAGAAGGCGGCATCAGGCCGTCTCGACTCGGCAAGAGAATCTCGACGCGAGGAGGGCGAGGCCGTCACCCGCGTCGACCAGGCCGCAACGGAGCTGAAGACCATAGCCACAGAACTGTCTGGGGCGTTGGGCACGGCTGGCACGCAGCTCCGCGCCGCCTTGGTGCCGACAACCTCGTTCCCGACCGTCGCCAGCGTCGAACTCCTCGATCCGCAGCCGCAGGAGGACCCGGTCCGTGTGGGTCTTCATGATGACCTGACAATGATCCCGAGACCGGCACCGCGTCTGCTTGCGATCGAGCCCGAAGATATGTCATCAGTGGCCCGAGCCCTCGCGAACGCCATAGAAAGCGCGACTGCCAGGGCCGATCTCGCCAACGCTCGCCGAAGCGTAGCTTCCAGCCTCCTTGAAGAGGAGAAAGCCGCGACCACCGCCCAGCGGGAGGCCGACCTTGCCGCCGAGAACGCGGAGCGATCAGCAGGCGATGCCGACGACGCCGAGACTCGACGTGACTCTGCAGCGCGCACTTACGCGGATGAGTGGCGGCGTTGGACGGCACTGACCGAGACCGCAGATCTGTTAGGTGACGTCGAGTGGCACGGCACGATCTTGCACCCCCTTCTCGTCGATGTAGACAGCCTTGCCGGCCTGGGCCCATTCGATGTCGACCTCACCGATCTGGACCAGATCGCGGTGCATTCCTCAGAGCCCGCGCGATTGCGCTCGGCTTCCGAACGCGCGGCGCTCGACGCGCAGGCTGCCGCAGACGAAGCTCGACGGGAGCAGTTGGAGTCTGACCGCAACAGGTGGCTCTCGGCTCATGACCCCGAGCCGCCGGTAGCTCCATGGGAGACTCTGTTGCCGCCACAGGCCGTCCCGTTCTGGCAATGCGTCGACTTCGCCGTGGGCCTCGGCGACGACGAGCGAGGTGCGTTGGAAGGGGCGCTTCTCGCTGCAGGCATATTGACGGCCGGCGTCACTCAAGACGGTAGCCTTGTGCCACTCGACGGACAGAGGCTCTTAATCGGTGAGGCGCAGCAGGCCGAGGCGTCGATCAGCAGTCTCCTCAGCGTCGATCCCGACTCGCCCGTGAGCGCTGATCTCGTCAGTGCCCTCCTTCAAAGCATCGGACGCGGTCCGGCAGGCAACCGAACATGGGTTGCGGAGGACGGCAGTTGGGGGAACGGCCCCTTACACGGACAGAATCGCGCCGCGACCGCCGAGCACATCGGGGCATCGGCACGGGCGGCATGGCGCGCGCGACGCATCGAAGAGATCGATCAGGAGCTCGCCGGGCTCGATCGAGCCCGGCTCATCAGAGACGAGCAGTACGAGTCCTTGCGTGCCCGTGACGAGGCACTGTCGGCTCATGTTCGTTCCGCGCCGCAGAGCCGAGACCTCTCGACTGCTCGGAGCCTCGCCACGGTAGCGCAAGGTCGCGCGGCGGACGACCGATCCACAGCGCTTGCAAAGGAGGGACGCGCCCACGAGCTCTTCGCAGCCTGGACGAAGGCAAACGCCGATCACCGACTCGCTTGCGACCACAACAATCTGCCGCACACCATCGAAGGACTCTCGGATGCAAGGGAGCAAGCCACGAGTTCAGTGACTGTGTGCCGCGACGCCCAGGCACAGACTCGCCGCCTCAACGCTCAGCTGGCTGCGCACGAGAAGCTTGCGCAGGCGGTCCCGACGCACCGAGGCCGTCGCGAATCTGCAGAACGCTCTGCCAAGCAGGCATGGGCCGAATGGTCCGAAGGACACGAAGAGCTCGACACGCTGGAGCAGACGATTGGTCTCGACTCCTCCGATATCAATCGGCAGCTGCACGACCGTGAGACGGAACTGACGTCTGCCAAGGAAGCGCTCCAGGAGGCGCGGGACAACAGTGAGCAGATCGGCAAGGACGCCGCCGTCGCCGTCAACGTCGCCGCAGCAGCCGCTGCCGAGGCGACAGGGTCGGCGTCTCACCTGCGAAGCTCCGTCTCAGAGCTGAACACCGGGTTGACCCTCCACGGGCTTGCGAGCGCGGTCTTCCGCGATCGCGCAGACGAGATCGAGAAGCGATGTCGAGACCTTGCTGACGAGACTGTCACGCCGCACAGCGTGCGTGGGCTGCTCCGCGAGATGCGTAACGCCATGCAGACAGGTCCGGCCGTCGAAGAGACCGCGCTCATTAGAGCTGAGAACGCATTGATTCGTGACCTGGGTGCAAGTTACGAGGTCATCGTCTCCGTCGCGAGCAACGTCCATCTGGTCGAACTCGCTGACGCAGAAGCGCGACTTCCCATCGCCGCGGCGCATTCGCGCATCGAAGAGAAGGCCCTGCAAGCGAAGGACGCCGTGTCGGAACGCGAGCGCACCGTGTTCACGGAGTACGTGATCGGTGGAGTCGGTGAAGAACTGCGTCGACGGACTCGCCAGTCCAGCGAACTGGTCGCCGCGATGAACACTAGTCTCGGGGGCATCTCCACAAGCCACGGCATCAAGGTCAAGCTCCACTGGCGCGCAGCAGAGGATGCAGGAACTCCGATCGCACGAATCCTTGAGCTGACCGCGACCTCCGCAGATCTCCGCCCGCCGCACGAGACGGCAGAGCTTGTGGAGCTGCTGCGTGCTCGCGTGGAGGAGGCATACGCCATCGACCCAACCGTCGGCTACGCCACCCACCTCAAGCACGCCCTCGACTATCGCAGATGGCACAGGATCGAGATGGCTCTCACCCGCCCTGAGCTCGGACATGTGAAGGACGTTCCGGTCACCCGACGCACCCCGCTGTCCCAGGGCGAGCGACGATTCGTCTCCTATGTGATCCTGTTCGCCGCCGTGGATGCACACCTCTCAGGCCTTCCAGATGCGGACCGAGCGCTTCGCCTGATCGTCCTCGACGACGCCTTCGCAAAGGTCGACACGCCGACGATCGCTGAGCTCATGGGACTTCTGGTTCGCCTGGACATCGACTTCTGCATGACCGGTCATGGGCTGTGGGGCACGTTCCCCGAGGTTCCAAGCCTCGACGTCTACGAGATTCGCCGGGAAAGCGATGGGCCGGCCGTGACTACGCATGTCCACTGGGATGGTCACACTCGCCACATGCGGGTCGCCTGATGGCGCCGAACCAGTCGAAGGATGATCCACGACTCACCGGCCCCGTGCGTCGATACCTCGCGGCTCAGAGCCTCGACCCGCTGTGGGCCGCTGTCAGAAGCCGCCTCGAGAGAAACGGTCTCGTTCCGGCTGGAACCGTCTCTGTCAATCTCGATGATGAGGGCGCCGATGCCGTCGGCGGTCTGTTAGGCGCCTCGGTGCCGACTGGGAACGTAAGGATCAAGCTCGAGAGCGTCGATGCCGCGCTACGGCGCTCCGCGGCTGCTCGTGGCCTGATCTCGGTGTGCGTGGAGCTCACCGGCCCGCTCATAGACAGGCAAAGCGTCCGGCGGGAGCGGACGAAATCCAGGGCGTCTGTGCTCGCGGCACTTGAGGCCGGCGTGGAGGCTGCTGGACTGTCAGCACAGCCGTGGGTATCAGCGTTGGTGGAGAGCGTTCGGCGCACGGGGCTGCTGACGAGAAGCGGCGATAGCGCAGCCCAGACAGTAGCGGTCGCGAGCAGAGCGCTCGCCCTGCTGTCGACGAATCTCATATCGGACGTCCTGCCTGAGCCAACGTGGGAGATCGCGCAGTTGGCGTCGCAGTGCGCTGGTGACGCGCACGGTCTCGACGACGGCACCGCTGCATCGCTCCTCGTCCTCCGAGCCGCTGCGCTGGCAACCGGAACACCTATGCCGTCCACTGGCCCCGGTAGGCGCGAGTTGTGGCTGCGCATCGGCGTCTCAGCCGACACGGTGTCCGGCACGCTGATCGCGTGGGGGCTACGGCCACCTGGTGATGGGCCTTGGGCAAAGATGATGCGGCAGCGAGCCGAAGCCGGTCTCGTCAGCCATGTGACCATGCAGGAATGGAAGGTCTCCGCGGGACAAGAGCGATGGGGAGTTCCGGGGCAGCAAGTGTGGGCTTGCGAGAATCCCCAGGTGCTCCAGGCCGCAATCACCTCAGGCGCTCGCGGACCGCTGCTTTGCTTCTCAGGCAATCCAGCATCGATCGGCCTCACTGTTCTTGACCGACTGGTCCAAGAAGGCGTTGACGTTCTGTACCATGGCGACTTCGATGTCGCCGGGTTAGCAATTGCCACTCGCCTGTACGCGCGAGGCGCGCGACCCTGGCGGATGAGCGCCCACGAATACGTTCAGGCTGCGCCCCGGCTTCCTAGCGCGCCGCCTCTTGCAGGGAAGGTCCCGGACGTTGCGTGGGCTCCCGGTCTGGCGGACGCGATGAACAAGCTGAACAGAGCCCTCCACGAGGAAGCCATGCTGGCAGTACTTCTAGGCGACCTCCAGTAGACCTCTCGGAGCAGCCGGCTGCCCTGACCCGTCGAGCGCGACTTCGGCAGCGACACCAGGAGCCTAAAGTGCTGGCAGTCGTTGAAGCGCCCGATCACATAACTAGACCTCTTTCGACCGGTCTTGGCCACTCCGGCGAGCCGCTCCTGGAACGGTTACTACGCGGCCATGCCGATGGTCGGCGGCGACGTGCTCACGCCGTGGCGCCTCTTGATTTCTCTGAGCATGTCGTATCAGGTCTTCAAGTCGGCGGGCTGAGGAGGGTCGGTATCGTGGTCGGAGTCGTTCAGAATCCGGGCGAGGGTATGCCACTGTCCAGGCTCGTTCGGCGCCTTGCAATACCACCTTGCATCGGCCGCAGAGCAGGCGAACCCCATTCTGGCCCGCTCGGTAAGGCCGGGGACTCGCCTCGCAGCAAGGCTCCACGGTCACTGTAGATGTACGAGATCGCCCCTGCGGCGGTCTGGGCCCTTTGGTCCCCTAGTCCACAGGGTGGCGCCTTCGAGCGGCTGAAACAGTCCGCCGCAGCGTCGGGCTCCTCGACGAGGGGTCCGGAGGGGGACCAGCAAAAACCCGTCGCCCGACATGACGAAGCCCCGATGAAATGACTTCTCATCGGGGCATTTCTGTCGGGCTGACAGGATTTGAACCTGCGACCCCCTGACCCCCAGGTGCCAGGCGTACGACTCCCAGGCCACTTGACCTGGGGTTTTGTATTTCACGAGCGTGCTCTGCGCATCACGATTTGCACGGTTTGCTGGCTGTTGGTCACCTGATTGGTCCACTTCACATCCCGGGCCGCGAGACTGCCATGTTCGTCATCTCAACTCGCCGACTTGCGAATGTTGCAGATCAGGTGAGCGAGCACTGAGTTGTCTCGGGTGTGGTCTCCGCCTCTCGACAGCGGCACGACGTGGTCCAAGCTCGCGCTCATGGCGTCGGGATGCAGCACTTCGGGGTCGACCTCCTGTCCACAGATACCGCAAAGCCAACGGTCCCGTTCGTACACCTCCAACGGGTCGAATCGCTCGATGGCCGCTTCCTCCCGCGCCCTCCGTTCATGCTTGGCTGCGTTGCTGCTGACTCGGCGTCGACGATCCATTTCCGCTCGGTAGCGAGCCGAATGCATCGGCGCAGGATAGTGCGGCGAATCGACGGGGGCCGCGGCGTAGCACTCCCAGAAGAAGTAGTCCACGCCGTCGGGCTGTAGGTCCGTAATACGCTCGCGACGCCATTCACACAGCACGCCGTTGACTTGGAAAGTGTGGCTGAACAACTGGCCTTCAAGCCGTTCGCCTCCTGGGGCGTGCGGCCCGATCACCAAGGATGAGTAGTAGCCATCGCTAGTGGCACCGGCAACAAACATGTCGCCGCTCTCGGCAACGGCTATCACGACCCGCGAGGTGAAGTAGTTGTCGGGCATGTCCTGGACGAGGTACTGGGTCAGGATGCCGTAACGCTCGACCACGTCACCGGGGTGCGGACCATATCCCTCCCATTCGATAGGTAGTTCAGGCAAGAGGGCGTCCGGCCGGGTTTGAAACACGCGAGGACCGCTGGTGCGCGGGTTCGGTCGGGGCCCGACAGCTTCGACCGCCGCTGCCACCCCCTCGGCGTCGATGCTCGCGCTGCCCCGTCCGTAGCGGCGGCGCAACAGGCTGTTGCACCGTCCCGAGCACACATGTCTGTCACGTTGAACCCAGTGGGCGCTGGCTGGTATCGGTTCACCACAGATGACGCAGGGCTCGCCACCCTTGGCGCGACCTTCGGAATGTTTCAGCGCCTCATCCATAACGCGGAAGTGAGCGTCTTGATCTGCCATGACGATCAGCCTGCCATCGGTGACGCTCGCGGAGTCCACTACTCCAGGCTGGTTACGGACAAGGCCAGTCCTGCCGCATCACCTGAGGTCTTCGAGACGCGTTCAAGGAGCGGCTGAACGCGGGCGCGTGCGTCTGCCCATCTTGACGTCCAGACGTCTGCGGCAGCGGCAGTATC is a genomic window containing:
- a CDS encoding HNH endonuclease, whose amino-acid sequence is MDSASVTDGRLIVMADQDAHFRVMDEALKHSEGRAKGGEPCVICGEPIPASAHWVQRDRHVCSGRCNSLLRRRYGRGSASIDAEGVAAAVEAVGPRPNPRTSGPRVFQTRPDALLPELPIEWEGYGPHPGDVVERYGILTQYLVQDMPDNYFTSRVVIAVAESGDMFVAGATSDGYYSSLVIGPHAPGGERLEGQLFSHTFQVNGVLCEWRRERITDLQPDGVDYFFWECYAAAPVDSPHYPAPMHSARYRAEMDRRRRVSSNAAKHERRAREEAAIERFDPLEVYERDRWLCGICGQEVDPEVLHPDAMSASLDHVVPLSRGGDHTRDNSVLAHLICNIRKSAS
- a CDS encoding TIGR02680 family protein → MTMTSVDHTATTVPRHHPERWRMSRAGISNVWHYYDNEFDFSGGRMILRGANGSGKSRAMEMLLPFLLDGDRRRMDSTGSANVRMEVLMKAGGEGQTNRVGYLWLELERDGTGEQEHLTLGAHVKYSTSTHEAKVWYFITPLRVGHDLVLIDHQRQPLRREELASRIGPDNLTDVARLHRERVRNGVFGLTGVTGDERYSGLLQLLHTLRSPDVGNQIDEGNLPRLLSEALPPLSEQALVDAGSRLDALSEARASQQRLESSLERVSAFLATYQRYAAGVLSATISSVEAAAVNAADSAATAETRASHRDTLAEQSRAAIISRDRLDEDVTSLSNVIIALRQSPAYLAGLDLENLRRGVSALEKAASGRLDSARESRREEGEAVTRVDQAATELKTIATELSGALGTAGTQLRAALVPTTSFPTVASVELLDPQPQEDPVRVGLHDDLTMIPRPAPRLLAIEPEDMSSVARALANAIESATARADLANARRSVASSLLEEEKAATTAQREADLAAENAERSAGDADDAETRRDSAARTYADEWRRWTALTETADLLGDVEWHGTILHPLLVDVDSLAGLGPFDVDLTDLDQIAVHSSEPARLRSASERAALDAQAAADEARREQLESDRNRWLSAHDPEPPVAPWETLLPPQAVPFWQCVDFAVGLGDDERGALEGALLAAGILTAGVTQDGSLVPLDGQRLLIGEAQQAEASISSLLSVDPDSPVSADLVSALLQSIGRGPAGNRTWVAEDGSWGNGPLHGQNRAATAEHIGASARAAWRARRIEEIDQELAGLDRARLIRDEQYESLRARDEALSAHVRSAPQSRDLSTARSLATVAQGRAADDRSTALAKEGRAHELFAAWTKANADHRLACDHNNLPHTIEGLSDAREQATSSVTVCRDAQAQTRRLNAQLAAHEKLAQAVPTHRGRRESAERSAKQAWAEWSEGHEELDTLEQTIGLDSSDINRQLHDRETELTSAKEALQEARDNSEQIGKDAAVAVNVAAAAAAEATGSASHLRSSVSELNTGLTLHGLASAVFRDRADEIEKRCRDLADETVTPHSVRGLLREMRNAMQTGPAVEETALIRAENALIRDLGASYEVIVSVASNVHLVELADAEARLPIAAAHSRIEEKALQAKDAVSERERTVFTEYVIGGVGEELRRRTRQSSELVAAMNTSLGGISTSHGIKVKLHWRAAEDAGTPIARILELTATSADLRPPHETAELVELLRARVEEAYAIDPTVGYATHLKHALDYRRWHRIEMALTRPELGHVKDVPVTRRTPLSQGERRFVSYVILFAAVDAHLSGLPDADRALRLIVLDDAFAKVDTPTIAELMGLLVRLDIDFCMTGHGLWGTFPEVPSLDVYEIRRESDGPAVTTHVHWDGHTRHMRVA
- a CDS encoding TIGR02679 family protein; translation: MAPNQSKDDPRLTGPVRRYLAAQSLDPLWAAVRSRLERNGLVPAGTVSVNLDDEGADAVGGLLGASVPTGNVRIKLESVDAALRRSAAARGLISVCVELTGPLIDRQSVRRERTKSRASVLAALEAGVEAAGLSAQPWVSALVESVRRTGLLTRSGDSAAQTVAVASRALALLSTNLISDVLPEPTWEIAQLASQCAGDAHGLDDGTAASLLVLRAAALATGTPMPSTGPGRRELWLRIGVSADTVSGTLIAWGLRPPGDGPWAKMMRQRAEAGLVSHVTMQEWKVSAGQERWGVPGQQVWACENPQVLQAAITSGARGPLLCFSGNPASIGLTVLDRLVQEGVDVLYHGDFDVAGLAIATRLYARGARPWRMSAHEYVQAAPRLPSAPPLAGKVPDVAWAPGLADAMNKLNRALHEEAMLAVLLGDLQ